The genomic region TCAGCTGTCTCCATCTGCCGGCTGACCTGCTCGTGCACTACGGGCATGCGTGCTTGACACCGTGAGTGTGAATTTGTCTTTTCGGGCAGGCTGGCGTGTGCGGGTACGCTCTACTGTTGTGGTCTCGATTAGCTGAGCACTGGTGTCCCTTTTGAACTCCCAACGCCGCTGACTCCAGAACCGACGCAATCCCGGTTCACTACGTCTTCCCACGACAGACGCTCGACGTGTCTGCTGCCGCTGATGCGCTGaagggcgcggcggcgtccgAGTTCCaaggcgaggacgcgaaGCGCGGCGCCCTCGTTGTATGGGACGTCGGGTACGACTGGTTAGCCAACGAGATCCAGAGCGCCTTCAGTGACTGGCCCGTGCCGGTGTCGTTCGCAACGATCGAGCGACCTAGTCTGGTACGCGCCAGCGAAGCGAGCAAGACGCCATCGGGATGCTGCAAGACAAAGTCGAAGACGGACGCGCCAAGTCTTTGTTGCGCCGAGGCGCCATCGACCAGTGGAGATGCGGCGTCCGGCTGCTCTACGAGCGGGCCCAACGACACCTGCTGCTCCTCTACGTCTGGGCCCGACACCTGTTCCTCACCATCCATCCCCACAGCGAGCAAGGACAAGGCACCCGCTCTTCGCCGCCTCACTCCCCCTCCCGGCGTGGACATGGCCTCCACCGTCCTCCTTTACCTCGGGTCTGAGGGTCGTTCCCTCCTGAACCTGCAGATGAACCACGCCACCAACCCCGTTTACGCTTTCAACGCAGACTGCGGCGCTTGGGCCGTACAccccacctcgtcgcgcctTCTCAGCCGCCGCCTGTTCGCCCTGCACTCCGCAAtggccgccgacgtcttcgggctcgtcgtcggcaacgtcggcctcgcctcCTCTCGTGCTCTGGTCGCTGAGCTTCGTGAAGCCCTCAAActggccaagaagaagagctACACCCTCTCGGTGGGCCGGCTTAACCCGGCCAAGCTGGCCAACTTTGCCGAGATCGAGTGTTTCGTGCTTGTCGGATGTGGAGAGGGTGGGGTCGTGGATTCCAAGGACTTCTTACGACCCATCATCACGCCATGGGAGCTTACTCTCGCTTTGAAGGGCAAGGCTGGGGTGTGGGATCCTTCCGCTTGGACGCTGGATTTGGATgctgcgctcgacgaggcaaCCGCCGTTGTTGCTAGCGAGCGCGCCACAACTGGTGAGGCCG from Cutaneotrichosporon cavernicola HIS019 DNA, chromosome: 2 harbors:
- the DPH2 gene encoding uncharacterized protein (Belongs to the DPH1 DPH2 family. DPH2 subfamily) yields the protein MSDAFYTSSAHAFEDVEVGAPAEAGPSSMGDATSSLDTAFDISNTAQLILDGGFKTIGLQFPDELLPSSVAVYRALQARIAPTGAQAYVLADSTYGACCPDILSCLHLPADLLVHYGHACLTPTDAIPVHYVFPRQTLDVSAAADALKGAAASEFQGEDAKRGALVVWDVGYDWLANEIQSAFSDWPVPVSFATIERPSLVRASEASKTPSGCCKTKSKTDAPSLCCAEAPSTSGDAASGCSTSGPNDTCCSSTSGPDTCSSPSIPTASKDKAPALRRLTPPPGVDMASTVLLYLGSEGRSLLNLQMNHATNPVYAFNADCGAWAVHPTSSRLLSRRLFALHSAMAADVFGLVVGNVGLASSRALVAELREALKLAKKKSYTLSVGRLNPAKLANFAEIECFVLVGCGEGGVVDSKDFLRPIITPWELTLALKGKAGVWDPSAWTLDLDAALDEATAVVASERATTGEADDSDNESELEFSLVTGTYRTRKTFGAAEEETREGGTDVALRNDNMSLAKLESAGSMFLQTRTFQGLEPRYGLDEPAMLEQGRTGVARGYTEEKK